Proteins encoded by one window of Dietzia sp. B32:
- a CDS encoding TetR/AcrR family transcriptional regulator, with product MSSDLRFESTRRRLNGQQAETVDRLTSAAVEVLREKGPGGLAVRAVAARAGVAPATAYTYFSSKGHLIAEVFWRRLDDHVTREADGGSTADRVVAVLRDVALLLADEPELSSAVTAALLGDDPEVSHLRVRIGADIRRRLVAALGEENDDEVVSALEMVYAGALVRAGMGYGSYSDMADAIESAARLILR from the coding sequence ATGTCCAGTGATCTTCGGTTCGAATCGACGCGGCGCAGGCTCAACGGCCAGCAGGCCGAGACCGTCGACCGCCTGACCAGCGCGGCGGTCGAGGTGCTGCGGGAGAAGGGGCCCGGGGGCCTGGCCGTCCGGGCCGTGGCCGCCAGGGCGGGCGTGGCGCCGGCGACGGCCTACACCTACTTCTCCTCGAAGGGGCACCTCATCGCCGAGGTGTTCTGGCGTCGACTGGACGACCACGTGACCCGGGAGGCCGACGGCGGCTCCACGGCGGACCGGGTGGTGGCGGTGCTGCGCGACGTCGCGCTCCTGCTCGCCGACGAGCCCGAACTGTCGTCCGCGGTCACCGCGGCCCTGTTGGGCGACGACCCCGAGGTCTCCCATCTGCGGGTCCGGATCGGCGCCGACATCCGCCGTCGCCTGGTGGCGGCGCTGGGGGAGGAGAACGACGACGAGGTCGTCAGTGCGCTGGAGATGGTCTACGCCGGCGCCCTCGTCCGGGCGGGGATGGGCTACGGCTCCTACTCCGACATGGCAGACGCGATCGAATCCGCAGCACGACTGATCCTGAGGTGA
- a CDS encoding aldehyde dehydrogenase: MTTSITDTAPLLIGGELRPATGGASFDVLNPATEEIIGRAADAGHEDMDAAIAAARAAFDTTDWSTDHAFRARCLRQLRDALQGHIEELRALTIAEVGAPHMFTTGPQLEGPVADLGWLADLVDSYQWVTELGESEIMGVRSNRSTRREAVGVVGAITPWNFPNQINFAKIGPALAAGCTVVLKPAPDTPLIAAAVARIAAEETDIPAGVLNVVSSSDHGLGEQLTTDPRVDLVSFTGSTATGKKIMAAAAETLKKVFLELGGKSAAVVLDDADLGSACFMTALNACTHAGQGCALTTRLVVPRERYDEAVEAAKGAMAAFAPKDPNDPGAFCGPVISAVQRERIEGYIALARQEGGTIEIGGGRPTGEGMERGFWVEPTLISGLDNSARVAQEEIFGPVLVVIPHDGDADAIRIANDSPYGLSGAVWGTDPERIEKVVAGIRTGTLGVNGGQWYGADVPFGGYKQSGIGREMGREGFEEYLEIKSVATPA, from the coding sequence GTGACGACGAGCATCACCGACACCGCCCCCCTGCTGATCGGCGGTGAGCTGCGACCCGCGACCGGAGGCGCCTCGTTCGACGTCCTCAACCCCGCCACGGAGGAGATCATCGGCCGCGCCGCCGACGCCGGGCACGAGGACATGGACGCGGCCATCGCCGCCGCGCGCGCCGCGTTCGACACGACCGACTGGTCCACCGACCACGCGTTCCGCGCGCGGTGCCTGCGCCAGCTGCGCGACGCACTGCAGGGCCACATCGAGGAGTTGCGCGCGCTGACCATCGCCGAGGTCGGTGCACCCCACATGTTCACGACCGGGCCCCAGCTGGAGGGACCCGTGGCGGACCTGGGCTGGCTCGCCGACCTGGTGGACTCCTACCAGTGGGTCACCGAGCTCGGCGAATCCGAGATCATGGGCGTGCGCTCCAACCGCTCGACCCGGCGCGAGGCGGTCGGCGTGGTCGGCGCCATCACCCCGTGGAACTTCCCCAACCAGATCAACTTCGCCAAGATCGGCCCCGCGCTGGCCGCCGGCTGCACGGTGGTGCTCAAGCCCGCCCCCGACACTCCGCTCATCGCCGCGGCCGTGGCCCGGATCGCCGCCGAGGAGACGGACATCCCCGCCGGCGTGCTCAACGTGGTGTCGTCGTCCGATCACGGTCTCGGCGAGCAGTTGACCACGGACCCGCGCGTCGATCTGGTCTCCTTCACCGGATCCACCGCGACCGGCAAGAAGATCATGGCCGCCGCCGCCGAGACGCTGAAGAAGGTCTTCCTCGAGCTCGGCGGCAAGTCCGCGGCGGTGGTCCTCGACGACGCCGACCTCGGATCCGCCTGCTTCATGACGGCCCTCAACGCCTGCACGCACGCCGGCCAGGGCTGCGCGCTGACCACGCGCCTCGTCGTGCCCCGGGAGAGGTACGACGAGGCCGTCGAGGCGGCCAAGGGCGCCATGGCGGCATTCGCCCCGAAGGACCCCAACGATCCCGGCGCGTTCTGCGGCCCGGTGATCTCCGCCGTCCAGCGCGAGCGCATCGAGGGCTACATCGCCCTGGCGCGCCAGGAGGGCGGGACCATCGAGATCGGCGGCGGTCGCCCCACCGGTGAGGGCATGGAGCGCGGGTTCTGGGTGGAGCCGACCCTCATCTCCGGCCTGGACAACTCGGCACGCGTGGCACAGGAGGAGATCTTCGGCCCCGTTCTCGTGGTGATTCCGCACGACGGCGACGCCGACGCCATCCGTATCGCCAATGACTCCCCCTACGGGTTGTCCGGCGCGGTGTGGGGCACCGACCCCGAGCGGATCGAGAAGGTCGTCGCAGGCATCCGCACCGGCACCCTCGGCGTCAACGGCGGCCAGTGGTACGGGGCCGACGTGCCGTTCGGCGGTTACAAGCAGTCCGGCATCGGCCGCGAGATGGGTCGCGAGGGGTTCGAGGAGTACCTCGAGATCAAGTCCGTCGCCACCCCGGCCTGA
- a CDS encoding SDR family oxidoreductase, protein MGRFDGKTAIVTGAAGGIGEEYAKALAAEGANVVVADVSTENGERVAADIVAAGGQAVFQHTDVSDPESANACAEAAVEKFGRLDILVNNAAIFGGMKLDFLITVPWDYYEKFMSVNLNGQLLMVRACWEKMAAAGGGAIVNQSSTAAWLYSGFYGLAKVGVNGLTQQLATELGGSNIRINAIAPGPIDTEANRSSTPQSIVKEMVDKLPIKRMGQPEDLVGMLLFLLSDEASWITGQIFNVDGGQVIRS, encoded by the coding sequence ATGGGACGTTTCGACGGTAAGACCGCCATCGTGACCGGAGCCGCCGGCGGCATCGGCGAGGAGTACGCCAAGGCGCTGGCCGCCGAGGGCGCGAACGTGGTGGTCGCCGACGTGTCGACCGAGAACGGGGAGCGCGTCGCCGCGGACATCGTCGCCGCGGGCGGCCAGGCGGTCTTCCAGCACACGGACGTCTCCGACCCGGAGTCGGCGAACGCCTGCGCCGAGGCCGCGGTCGAGAAGTTCGGCCGGCTGGACATCCTGGTCAACAACGCCGCGATCTTCGGCGGCATGAAGCTCGACTTCCTCATCACCGTGCCGTGGGACTACTACGAGAAGTTCATGTCGGTGAACCTGAACGGTCAGCTGCTCATGGTCCGCGCCTGCTGGGAGAAGATGGCCGCCGCCGGCGGTGGCGCGATCGTCAACCAGTCCTCCACCGCCGCGTGGCTGTACTCGGGCTTCTACGGCCTGGCCAAGGTCGGCGTCAACGGCCTCACCCAGCAGCTCGCCACCGAGCTGGGCGGATCGAACATCCGGATCAACGCCATCGCTCCCGGGCCGATCGACACCGAGGCCAACCGCTCGTCGACCCCGCAGTCGATCGTCAAGGAGATGGTCGACAAGCTGCCCATCAAGCGCATGGGCCAGCCGGAGGACCTGGTCGGGATGCTGCTGTTCCTGCTGTCGGACGAGGCGTCCTGGATCACCGGACAGATCTTCAACGTCGACGGCGGACAGGTCATCAGGTCGTGA
- a CDS encoding NAD(P)-dependent oxidoreductase: MGPGTPGDSPAPVGFIGLGNMGAPIAKRLLTWPGGLVVCDVRPEAIEPFVAEGASAAATGAEVARTARLVSVTVLDDAQVRDVVDGPEGILRTAAPGTVIAVHSTIADSTAVELAEVCATAGVHLVDAPVSGGAQGAESGQLAVMVGAPREVYEACKPVFALWAGMPVHAGEVGAGTRMKLARNLLHFISFTATAEASRLAEAAGIDITKLGRVVRHTDAITGGAGAVMLRDTTAPIAADDFWHGVFTHVRGLGEKDLSLALGLADRLGVDLPLGSIALRDLGTGFGVGPGELARRAAVVASDGAAGNGRDHDDDEEDR; this comes from the coding sequence ATCGGCCCCGGCACGCCCGGGGACTCCCCCGCCCCGGTCGGGTTCATCGGGCTGGGCAACATGGGCGCACCCATCGCGAAGCGGCTACTGACCTGGCCGGGCGGGCTCGTGGTGTGCGACGTGCGCCCCGAGGCGATCGAGCCGTTCGTCGCAGAGGGGGCCTCCGCAGCCGCGACCGGCGCCGAGGTGGCCCGCACGGCGCGGCTGGTGTCCGTGACGGTGCTCGACGACGCCCAGGTGCGTGACGTCGTCGACGGCCCCGAGGGGATCCTGCGCACCGCCGCACCGGGGACCGTGATCGCGGTCCACTCCACCATCGCCGACTCGACGGCCGTAGAGCTGGCCGAGGTGTGTGCGACCGCCGGCGTCCACCTGGTGGACGCGCCGGTGTCCGGCGGAGCGCAGGGTGCGGAATCCGGTCAGCTCGCGGTGATGGTCGGCGCGCCGCGCGAGGTCTACGAGGCGTGCAAGCCGGTGTTCGCGCTGTGGGCGGGCATGCCCGTCCACGCCGGAGAGGTGGGCGCGGGCACGCGGATGAAGCTGGCCCGCAACCTCCTGCACTTCATCTCCTTCACCGCGACCGCGGAGGCCTCCAGGCTGGCCGAGGCCGCGGGCATAGACATCACCAAGCTGGGACGGGTGGTCCGCCACACCGACGCCATCACCGGCGGCGCCGGGGCCGTGATGCTGCGCGACACCACCGCGCCGATCGCGGCCGACGATTTCTGGCACGGCGTGTTCACCCACGTCCGTGGCCTGGGAGAAAAAGACCTCTCCCTGGCCCTGGGCCTGGCCGATCGGCTGGGCGTCGACCTGCCCCTGGGGTCGATCGCACTGCGCGACCTGGGCACCGGGTTCGGTGTGGGTCCGGGCGAGCTCGCCCGCCGCGCGGCCGTCGTCGCGTCAGACGGTGCCGCGGGGAACGGACGAGACCACGACGACGACGAGGAGGACCGATGA
- a CDS encoding carboxymuconolactone decarboxylase family protein has translation MSDTADTGMSPEREHGLAMMTEVYGFEMSDGPGDYFAETADHLFGRIWSRPGLSHRDRRLLLLGALTAQGNTDIADIQVGAALGNDELTPEELEEIVLFLCYYAGWPNGTKLGNVVGPHVARARKAARRAEG, from the coding sequence ATGAGCGACACCGCGGACACCGGGATGAGCCCGGAGCGCGAGCACGGATTGGCCATGATGACGGAGGTGTACGGCTTCGAGATGTCCGACGGGCCGGGTGACTACTTCGCCGAGACGGCTGATCACCTGTTCGGCAGGATCTGGTCCCGCCCGGGCCTGAGCCACCGCGATCGCCGACTGCTCCTCCTGGGGGCGTTGACCGCCCAGGGCAACACCGATATCGCGGACATCCAGGTGGGCGCGGCGCTCGGAAACGACGAGCTGACGCCGGAGGAGTTGGAGGAGATCGTGCTCTTCCTCTGCTACTACGCCGGCTGGCCCAACGGGACGAAGCTCGGAAACGTGGTGGGTCCGCACGTGGCGCGCGCCCGCAAAGCCGCCCGCCGCGCCGAGGGCTGA
- a CDS encoding class I SAM-dependent methyltransferase, whose translation MTAPEIEPALLAVALAAPGFMPLEEGTTLYEIACEFLGDGVGVEIGTYCGRSTVFLGAAARVTGGSIVTVDHHRGSEEHQPGWEYHDTTLVDPHTGRLETLGAFRHTMWDARLDDVVTAAVGTSTQVARVWGKPASFVFIDGGHSSEAAQADYEGWAPWVQIGGALLIHDVFPNPEDGGRPPYEIYCRALESGQFTEVRAVDSLRVLRRDSGEVGAPMP comes from the coding sequence ATGACCGCACCCGAGATCGAACCCGCGCTGCTCGCCGTAGCGCTCGCCGCCCCCGGCTTCATGCCGCTGGAGGAGGGCACCACCCTGTACGAGATCGCCTGTGAGTTCCTCGGTGACGGCGTGGGTGTGGAGATCGGCACCTACTGTGGCCGCTCCACCGTGTTCCTCGGCGCCGCCGCCCGCGTGACCGGTGGCAGCATCGTCACCGTCGACCACCACCGGGGCTCCGAGGAGCACCAGCCCGGCTGGGAGTACCACGACACCACCCTGGTGGACCCGCACACCGGCCGCCTCGAGACGCTCGGTGCGTTCCGGCACACCATGTGGGACGCCCGGCTGGACGACGTGGTGACCGCCGCGGTGGGCACGTCCACCCAGGTGGCGCGCGTCTGGGGCAAGCCCGCGTCGTTCGTGTTCATCGACGGTGGCCACTCCTCCGAGGCGGCGCAGGCCGACTACGAGGGCTGGGCCCCCTGGGTGCAGATCGGCGGTGCGCTGCTCATCCACGACGTGTTCCCGAACCCGGAGGACGGTGGCCGTCCCCCGTACGAGATCTACTGCCGCGCCCTGGAGTCGGGCCAGTTCACCGAGGTCCGCGCCGTGGATTCGCTGCGCGTGCTGCGCCGCGACTCCGGCGAGGTCGGCGCGCCGATGCCCTGA
- a CDS encoding VWA domain-containing protein, producing MSRPEPRARYGRYVGGPDPLAPPLDLSEALDAVSEGVMAGYSPEQSMREFLRSGGRDQTGLDELAGRVQRRRRELLQRNRLGGTLDQISQLLDEALLAERGQLARDTAMDPMDRTLREMTIESLPDSPAAAVGELKDYDWASSDAREAYRRIQDLMGAEVLDARFAGMKQALENATDADCAAVSEMLSDLTDLLDKHSRGQDTPEDFREFMDKHSDAFPEQPENVEELIDTLARRAAAAQRMMRSMTPEQREELMALSQQAFGSPELMEQLGRLDGLLQSLRPGEDWDGSEDFEGSEGLGMSEGTSAMAELGDLDRLAEQLSRSDRSPLSELDLEAVARHLGREAAVSVQTLARLEQQMRESGYLSRRPDGDLRLSPSALRKLGRSLLRDAAQRLSGRTGARETRLSGAAGEQTGSSREWEFGDVESWDVPRTVGNAISRIAAEGGDPGTGIRLLPEDIEVRETEARTQAAVALLVDTSFSMAMEGRWVPMKRTALALHHLVSTRFRQDRLQLISFGRFAQTRTVEDLLALDAQYEAGTNLHHALLLAGRYFREHPTMQPVLLIVTDGEPTAHLLSGGDPWFAYPPDPDTIRTTVDELDRVARFGAQTTFFRLGDDPGLSRFLDALARRVDGTVVAPDVDDLGAAVVGRFLHSRRGRPSPGDAWNAGGRWAV from the coding sequence ATGTCGCGACCGGAACCCCGCGCCCGCTACGGGCGCTACGTCGGCGGGCCGGACCCGCTCGCGCCCCCACTCGACCTTTCCGAGGCGCTCGACGCGGTATCCGAGGGAGTCATGGCCGGGTACTCCCCGGAGCAGTCCATGCGGGAGTTCCTCCGCAGCGGCGGCCGCGACCAGACGGGCCTCGACGAGTTAGCCGGTCGGGTCCAGCGTCGTCGCCGAGAACTGCTCCAGCGGAATCGCCTGGGCGGCACCCTCGACCAGATCTCCCAGCTGCTCGACGAGGCACTGCTCGCCGAGCGCGGGCAACTCGCACGCGACACCGCGATGGACCCGATGGACCGCACCCTGCGGGAGATGACCATCGAGAGCCTGCCCGACTCGCCCGCCGCCGCGGTGGGGGAGCTCAAGGACTACGACTGGGCCTCCTCCGACGCACGCGAGGCCTACCGCAGGATCCAGGACCTCATGGGTGCCGAGGTGCTCGACGCCCGCTTCGCCGGAATGAAGCAGGCACTGGAGAACGCGACCGACGCCGACTGCGCCGCGGTCTCGGAGATGCTGTCGGACCTCACCGATCTACTCGACAAGCACTCGCGCGGGCAGGACACCCCCGAGGACTTCCGTGAATTCATGGACAAGCACTCCGACGCATTCCCGGAGCAGCCGGAGAACGTCGAGGAGCTGATCGACACCCTCGCCAGGAGGGCGGCGGCCGCCCAGCGGATGATGCGCTCGATGACCCCGGAGCAACGGGAAGAGCTCATGGCACTGTCGCAACAGGCGTTCGGGTCGCCCGAACTGATGGAGCAGCTCGGCCGGCTCGACGGGCTGTTGCAGTCCCTGCGTCCGGGCGAGGACTGGGACGGCTCCGAGGACTTCGAGGGGTCCGAGGGGCTGGGGATGTCCGAGGGGACCTCGGCGATGGCCGAACTCGGGGACCTGGACCGGCTCGCCGAGCAGCTGTCACGGAGTGACCGGTCCCCGTTGTCCGAACTCGACCTGGAGGCCGTGGCCCGCCATCTCGGGCGCGAGGCGGCGGTGTCCGTGCAGACCCTCGCGCGGCTCGAGCAGCAGATGCGCGAGTCCGGCTACCTGAGCCGTCGGCCGGACGGGGACCTCAGACTCTCCCCGTCCGCGTTGCGCAAGCTCGGCAGGTCCCTGCTCCGCGACGCCGCGCAGCGGCTGTCCGGACGGACCGGGGCGCGCGAGACCCGGCTGTCGGGGGCCGCGGGGGAGCAGACGGGATCGAGCCGCGAATGGGAGTTCGGCGACGTGGAGTCGTGGGACGTGCCCAGGACGGTGGGCAACGCGATCTCCCGCATCGCCGCCGAGGGAGGTGACCCGGGGACGGGGATCCGGCTCCTGCCGGAGGACATCGAGGTCCGCGAGACCGAGGCCCGCACCCAGGCCGCCGTGGCGTTGCTCGTGGACACGTCGTTCTCCATGGCCATGGAGGGGCGCTGGGTGCCGATGAAGCGGACGGCCCTGGCGCTACACCACCTGGTGAGCACCCGCTTTCGGCAGGACCGGCTGCAGCTCATCTCGTTCGGCCGCTTCGCCCAGACCCGGACCGTCGAGGACCTGCTCGCCCTGGACGCGCAGTACGAGGCAGGGACGAATCTGCACCACGCGCTGCTCCTGGCGGGGCGGTACTTCCGGGAGCACCCGACGATGCAGCCCGTGCTGCTCATCGTCACCGACGGCGAACCCACCGCCCACCTGCTCAGCGGCGGTGATCCGTGGTTCGCCTATCCGCCGGACCCGGACACCATCCGCACCACGGTGGACGAGCTGGACCGGGTTGCGCGCTTCGGGGCCCAGACCACGTTCTTCCGCCTGGGCGACGACCCGGGGTTGTCCCGGTTCCTCGATGCCCTCGCCCGGCGGGTCGACGGCACGGTGGTCGCGCCGGACGTCGACGACCTCGGGGCGGCCGTGGTGGGCCGGTTCCTGCACTCGCGGCGCGGCCGGCCCTCGCCAGGGGACGCCTGGAACGCCGGCGGCCGCTGGGCCGTGTGA
- a CDS encoding sigma 54-interacting transcriptional regulator, with protein MGGVSDKPDVKTLGELRAAGYTSRTLREELRENLLAALAAGRDPWPGMHGFDTTVIPQVERAIIAGHDIVLLGERGQGKTRLLRTLVGLLDEWSPVVAGSELGEDPLAPITGPTRERIAAEGDALPVEWRHRDERYVEKLSTPDTSVADMIGDVDPMRVAEGRRLGDPETIHYGLVPRANRGIVALNELPDLAERIQVALLNVMEERDVQIRGYVLRLPLDVLVVASANPEDYTNRGRIITPLKDRFGAEIRTHYPLDLADEIDVVRQEAELTAEVPDPLMELLARFTRELRTSDSINQASGVSARFAIAGAETVAAAARRRAAVRGADDPGEAVARLVDVDAAVEVLRGKIEFEPGEEGRETEILRYLLRIATVDVVRGLFRGIDMAPLVEAFDGSVTLTTGASVTAAEFLAALPELSVPGLYDEIASRVGASNVGQRAGGIELALEGLYLSRRLSKETGDGAAVYG; from the coding sequence GTGGGCGGTGTGAGCGATAAGCCGGACGTGAAGACCCTCGGCGAGCTGCGCGCCGCCGGGTACACCAGCCGCACCCTCCGGGAGGAGCTGCGCGAGAACCTGCTCGCGGCTCTTGCCGCCGGGCGGGATCCGTGGCCCGGCATGCACGGCTTCGACACGACCGTGATCCCCCAGGTCGAGCGGGCGATCATCGCCGGGCACGACATCGTCCTGCTCGGCGAGCGCGGGCAGGGCAAGACCCGCCTGCTGCGAACGCTGGTCGGGTTGCTCGACGAGTGGTCACCCGTCGTCGCCGGGTCCGAACTGGGGGAGGACCCACTCGCACCGATCACCGGGCCCACCCGTGAGCGGATCGCCGCCGAGGGGGACGCGCTACCCGTCGAATGGAGACACCGCGACGAGCGCTACGTGGAGAAGCTGTCCACCCCGGACACCTCCGTGGCGGACATGATCGGCGACGTCGACCCCATGCGGGTCGCAGAGGGGCGCCGGCTGGGCGACCCGGAGACCATCCACTACGGGCTGGTCCCACGCGCGAACCGCGGGATCGTGGCCCTCAACGAGCTGCCCGACCTGGCCGAGCGGATCCAGGTGGCACTGCTCAACGTGATGGAGGAGCGGGACGTCCAGATCCGCGGATACGTCCTGCGCCTGCCACTGGACGTGCTGGTGGTGGCCTCGGCCAACCCCGAGGACTACACGAATCGCGGCCGGATCATCACCCCGCTCAAGGACCGGTTCGGCGCCGAGATCCGCACCCACTACCCGCTCGACCTGGCCGACGAGATCGACGTCGTGCGGCAGGAGGCCGAGCTCACCGCCGAGGTGCCGGACCCGCTGATGGAGCTGCTCGCCCGGTTCACGCGCGAGCTGCGCACCTCCGACTCGATCAACCAGGCCTCCGGCGTCTCCGCCCGCTTCGCCATCGCCGGCGCGGAGACCGTCGCCGCAGCGGCCCGGCGCCGGGCGGCCGTGCGGGGCGCGGACGACCCCGGCGAGGCCGTGGCGCGGCTCGTCGACGTGGACGCCGCCGTGGAGGTCCTGCGAGGGAAGATCGAGTTCGAACCCGGCGAGGAGGGGCGCGAGACCGAGATCCTGCGGTATCTGCTGCGCATCGCCACGGTGGACGTGGTCCGCGGGTTGTTCCGGGGGATCGACATGGCCCCGCTCGTCGAGGCGTTCGACGGGTCGGTGACCCTGACGACCGGCGCGAGCGTGACCGCCGCCGAGTTCCTCGCCGCCCTGCCCGAGCTGTCCGTGCCGGGGCTCTATGACGAGATCGCCTCGCGGGTGGGGGCGAGCAACGTCGGCCAGCGGGCCGGCGGTATCGAACTCGCGCTGGAGGGTCTCTACCTCTCGCGGCGCCTGTCCAAGGAGACCGGGGACGGCGCCGCCGTCTACGGCTGA
- a CDS encoding carboxymuconolactone decarboxylase family protein, with protein MAVPQLDRTPREVYKRLVRTAVASREASGEAGLEESLLELVNVRVSQINGCAACLATHVPAARKAGVSRERLDLLSAWRELDDFGEPERAALRLAEALTRLDDSDERMAALAAAAEHFSDEQLAALEWTIVLINAFNRVSVASHHQPTIDD; from the coding sequence ATGGCGGTCCCGCAGCTGGACCGGACCCCGCGGGAGGTCTACAAGCGGCTCGTACGCACCGCCGTCGCGTCCCGGGAGGCCTCCGGGGAGGCCGGGCTCGAGGAGTCGCTGCTCGAACTGGTGAACGTCCGGGTCTCGCAGATCAACGGCTGCGCGGCCTGCCTGGCGACCCACGTGCCGGCCGCCCGCAAGGCGGGGGTGTCGCGGGAGCGGCTCGACCTCCTCTCGGCGTGGCGAGAGCTCGACGACTTCGGTGAGCCGGAGCGGGCGGCGCTCCGCCTGGCCGAGGCACTCACGCGACTGGACGACTCCGATGAGCGGATGGCCGCCCTCGCCGCCGCGGCGGAGCACTTCTCCGACGAGCAACTCGCGGCACTGGAGTGGACGATCGTGCTGATCAACGCGTTCAACAGGGTGTCGGTCGCGAGCCACCACCAGCCGACGATCGACGACTGA
- a CDS encoding GNAT family N-acetyltransferase, with protein sequence MTEYTDKTGAAVTVERSDRTDAFEIRDASGVTAGHADFRDIAGERIFHHTVVDGEFGGRGIGTALVRGAVEATRDEGVTIVPVCSMVEGFLAKNADEFAGAYRAATDEDRARVGEEDG encoded by the coding sequence ATGACCGAGTACACCGACAAGACCGGCGCCGCCGTGACCGTGGAGCGCTCCGACCGGACCGACGCGTTCGAGATCCGGGACGCCTCCGGTGTGACCGCCGGCCACGCCGACTTCCGCGACATCGCCGGCGAGCGCATCTTCCACCACACCGTGGTCGACGGGGAGTTCGGCGGCCGGGGCATCGGCACCGCGCTCGTGCGCGGCGCGGTGGAGGCCACCCGGGACGAGGGCGTGACGATCGTGCCCGTGTGCTCGATGGTGGAGGGATTCCTCGCCAAGAACGCCGACGAGTTCGCGGGTGCGTACCGCGCGGCCACCGACGAGGACCGCGCCCGGGTCGGCGAGGAGGACGGCTGA
- a CDS encoding pirin family protein encodes MSNLDPDPPEIECEAGGAPGGPSSEEAQPGGAAVEIITSREVPLGGPRAMTVRRTLPQRQRSLIGAFCFLDHYGPDDVSATGGMDVPSHPHTGLQTVSWLFEGNVTHHDSGDNHAVVRPGEVNLMTSGAGICHTEVSTQDTTVLHGVQLWTVLPEAHRDSSGRRFDHHVPDPVRVDGGSARVFLGSLLGSSSSVPTYTPLVAAELRLDPGAEIRLDVDPGFEHGLLVDAGDLTLEGVAVEVSYLAYTGVGESTLTIRNTGTTAGRAILIGGTPFEEDIIMWWNFIGRTHDEIAGYREQWEAGAERFGRVDGYIGHDPRGLTRLPAPTLPTTTLKPRVNPDPRAQSTPM; translated from the coding sequence ATGAGCAATCTCGACCCCGACCCGCCCGAGATCGAGTGCGAGGCCGGCGGTGCGCCGGGCGGGCCCAGTTCGGAGGAGGCACAGCCCGGCGGGGCCGCCGTGGAGATCATCACCTCCCGCGAGGTGCCCCTCGGCGGGCCCCGGGCGATGACCGTCCGCCGGACCCTGCCCCAGCGCCAGCGCTCGCTCATCGGCGCCTTCTGCTTTCTCGACCACTACGGGCCCGACGACGTCTCGGCCACGGGCGGTATGGACGTGCCCTCGCACCCCCACACGGGCCTGCAGACCGTGAGCTGGCTGTTCGAGGGCAATGTGACCCACCACGACTCCGGAGACAACCACGCGGTGGTGCGGCCGGGGGAGGTCAACCTCATGACCTCGGGTGCGGGCATCTGCCACACCGAGGTGTCGACCCAGGACACCACCGTGCTCCACGGCGTGCAGCTGTGGACCGTCCTGCCCGAGGCTCACCGCGACAGCAGCGGGCGGAGGTTCGATCACCACGTACCCGACCCCGTCCGCGTCGACGGCGGATCGGCACGCGTCTTCCTGGGCTCGCTGCTGGGCTCGTCGTCGTCGGTCCCCACCTACACCCCACTCGTCGCAGCGGAACTCCGCCTGGACCCCGGTGCCGAGATACGCCTGGACGTGGACCCGGGATTCGAGCACGGGCTGCTCGTCGACGCCGGCGACCTCACGCTCGAGGGCGTCGCCGTCGAGGTGTCGTACCTCGCCTACACCGGCGTCGGCGAGTCCACGCTGACCATCCGCAACACCGGCACCACAGCCGGGCGGGCGATCCTCATCGGCGGCACCCCGTTCGAGGAGGACATCATCATGTGGTGGAACTTCATCGGCCGGACCCACGACGAGATCGCCGGCTACCGCGAGCAGTGGGAGGCCGGTGCGGAGCGCTTCGGGCGCGTGGACGGGTACATCGGCCACGACCCCCGGGGACTGACCCGGTTGCCCGCGCCCACGCTGCCCACCACCACCCTCAAGCCGCGGGTCAACCCGGACCCGCGCGCGCAGTCGACCCCGATGTGA